One region of Solanum pennellii chromosome 6, SPENNV200 genomic DNA includes:
- the LOC107021020 gene encoding PHD finger protein ALFIN-LIKE 2, with protein MATNSSSHSPRTVEEIFKDFSARHAAVLRALTTDVEDFYSQCDPERDNLCLYGHPNESWEVAVPAEEVPPELPEPVLGINFARDGMERRDWLSLVAMHTDSWLLSVAFYFGARLNRNERSRVFTLINDLPTVFEAVTGRKPLKDKPSVDSGKKSKNNAKREKQIKANQRLQEESDDEDEGNEDEHEETLCGSCGTNGNEDEFWIGCDICEKWYHGKCVKITPAKAQSIKEYRCPSCSNKRAKHMA; from the exons ATGGCTACCAACTCTTCCTCCCATAGCCCTCGCACCGTCGAGGAGATCTTCAAAGACTTCTCCGCCCGTCACGCCGCCGTCCTCCGTGCCCTCACTACAG ATGTGGAGGATTTTTACTCACAGTGCGATCCAGAGAGAGacaatttgtgtttgtatgGACATCCGAATGAGTCTTGGGAAGTTGCTGTTCCGGCCGAGGAAGTTCCGCCGGAGTTACCGGAGCCGGTGTTAGGTATCAATTTTGCCAGGGATGGGATGGAGCGTAGAGACTGGTTGTCTTTGGTTGCTATGCACACAGATTCGTGGCTGCTCTCTGTCGCTTTCTACTTTGGTGCTCGCTTAAACAGAAATGAAAG GAGTCGTGTGTTTACCCTGATAAATGATCTACCAACTGTCTTTGAAGCCGTGACAGGGAGGAAGCCTTTAAAGGACAAACCTAGTGTTGATAGTGGAAAGAAATCAAAGAACAATGCAAAG agagaaaaacaaataaaagcaaATCAAAGGCTGCAAGAGGAGAGTGATGATGAGGATGAAGGGAATGAAGATGAGCATGAAGAAACTCTATGTGGAAGTTGTGGAACAAATGGCAATGAGGACGAGTTCTGGATTGGCTGTGATATATGTGAAAAGTGGTATCATGGCAAGTGTGTGAAAATAACTCCTGCAAAGGCTCAAAGTATCAAGGAATACAGATGTCCTTCATGCAGCAATAAAAGGGCAAAACATATGGCTTGA